Within the Accipiter gentilis chromosome 12, bAccGen1.1, whole genome shotgun sequence genome, the region ACTGAAGGCCACTCAAGTGGCCAGGCCTCTTCACAAGCTACCTGAAAGGGTAACTATGATGAAGTGATTAAGTTTTCATCTAGGTTATGGTAGGAAAGCAGCATGCCCTAAGCccaaatttctttaaatatagtTTGGATTGACAAAGCACACTTGTTTCATATTTGAACAGATACATTACAAAACAAGCTAAACaccaccaggaagaaaaaaaaaaaacaaaaccaaaaaacaaaccacgttgcttgagaaaaaaaaaaacaaaaccaaaacagccaaAGGAAACGTGGGGAACAGTGATACCTAACGCTGGCAAAGGCCACGGTTACTTTACCCCACTCAAGACCCAAGGCAAAGCTCCAACACCTCACAGAGCTGTCACAACAGCACAGGAACACCGAGAGATGCGGCCTTCCTCTCAGCTTCCCCCGCTTTCAGAGGGCAGaaacctccttccttccttccctacAGCTCTCAGGGCCGCGGTCTAAAGCGAACCTGCCACGCAGCAACACCGAACACCAACCACCTACACCGCCAACAGACAAAAACGGAGACCAAGGCctccaccaccaccgccgccgccacctcctccttctcctcacagCGGGACCACTTCACCCGCGcgccctcgccccgccccgccccgccttccaccgcgcatgcgccgccCACCGTGTGTCCGCCCCCTCCGCCCGCGGCGCCCTGCGACGCGCGGAGCGTAAACAAAGCGGTGCATTCTGGGAAGAGGGAATCGTTACGTGCAGGAAGAGGGAGCCTCCATCTTAGGTGCTCGACGcgtcgcggcggcggcggcgggatggCGGCTGATAGCCGGGAGGAAAAAGGTATCCGGTGCTAGGGGTAGGGGTGATGGCTAGGCcacggggaagggggggtggCTCGGGTGGGGGGaccgccccctccccagccaccccccctccccggggcctgcTTGGTTACTGGTGCTGGGCCTTCACTCTGGGAGACGTCCGTGAGGGGAGCGGAGGGGCGGCGGGACCGGGAGGCCCTCTTCGAGGGCGATTTTCGTAGTCTTTAGACGCGGTCTGTGAGGAAGCGGTCCCTGTTGTGCGCTGGGGTGCTGGAGGTGATCGGGCCGTCGTGCCGTAATGTGGTACCACGGCGGTAGTGGGCTCAGGGCAAGGTGACTTGAGCAGCGGGAACAGGAATAAGTTCGTGGGCCGTAAGTTTAACATTCTTGGCAGTGGGTTACTACTGGTTATTTTCTCGCAGAAAATACCTGCTTatgtttatttctgctttgatCCCTAGCCGTATTTTTTTGCAGGATTTTGTGCCGAGGGACCTAGTTACTTTAGCAAGCAGCAGCTGAGTTGGAGTATTATTTTGGTGATTTTTGCTCGGCTTTTTGCAGTCAATTATGCTTTCTAGGCCCTGTGGGTAAATAAGTTTGCATTAAAGGAATTGAACGTTTCCAGGGTAACGTATATTCACAACTCATAACTGCTTGTCACTGTACACAAAAGCTGAAGTGATCCGCATGTTGTCTGTGAGGTTATATGAGTCAGTCATCACAAAATAATCCAGTTAAGTAGTAAAAACAAAGTTTAGATATAGAAGATTGCTGTTTGGTGGTTAGCGCAGATTGTAGTAGTATTACAAAAAAGGTAAAGGATCACTGTGGTGTTGTAGTTTGGTTTACGTTGTTTTGGATTTGTATGGTATATATTTCATGTAAAGTTTTTTGCAGGATAGATGTCCATAAAATGTTTTTGTCAGAGTGGTGAAAGTTTGCTGTCTCTAATATTTATTGTGAAATTAGATCACATGGAAAATTCCCACTAGATTTTGTTAGAACTGAGAAGTAAAATTATTTCTGGTGCTTGATTCTTAACAGTATTATTGTAAGACTGGTGGGGTAGGATATGATCAGGTTGTGTTAAAACAGATGTGAGCTGCCACCATTGATGAACAGTGAAATTGAAATGTTTACTGTTGTCATCTCTAAATTTCTACTCATATAATCATTTATCCAGatgagtttgaattttttttttctggggggcacgtttggggttttttttaatcactgacaGTGGTCAAGTCATGCGTAGCAGACAAGAAATGTTTTTATGTGTTGTATAttaattttggtttaattttctgtCCTGTGAAAGGGATGATTCTGACTGAATAGCAGGTGTTCATGCACTTTTGTTTGTAACTGAACTTATTTCTACTGTAAATGCGAcattatttttattctccttttggaagagaaatgctgttttactgctttaaaaagtggaaataaatCTCGGATATCCTTTTAGTTTGAAATCACCTGGTCTTATCTCCTCTGTTTGCCAAATCAGATTTTTACTTGGACCCTTCCTTGAATAGATCTTAACGCTCATGgccagcagaggaaaaatggcCTCCCCAGGTTACTTTCCTGCTGTTTCAGGTGAGTTAAATTTGTTCATGGAAGGATCCAACACACCCCAGAGTCAACAAAAGATGAGTTGCAGGAGAGCCCAGTTGGGAGTGTCTGTAACGAAAAGGACTCATTTGGACCTTCCCCCTTCAGCAGTGATGAACTGTAAGAAATCTGTCCTCTAcggtttttctgtttcttttttttgtgcttttcctgATGCTTATCTTGAATTGTCTGAGATAATTTAGCTCATCAAGTTGAACACCAACAGTGACAGTTCAGTGAGTGGAATCATCCTGTGGAAGTCAGTTGAGCATTATTCCCGATGCAAGTGAGAGATGGGAACTCTGTGTTCAGGTTACCCTTTTTGCATCACCAGGCTGCTATATAAattgagaaatttatttttaaataaatcaggTAGATGTATCTGCAGAAGCGGGACAGGGAGGGAACTCATCCTGCTACTGTCTTTTACATAGTTGTTTCATGTTCCAGCTGTAAACCAGGCCCACCTAACCCAGAAGGGATTTATCAGAAAGTATGTGTCAGACTTGCTTATTCCATTAAATTTTCCTTATCATTTATTTCTGAACCAGCTAATATGTGAGTCTTAGCACCTCTGAATGCTGCTGCAGTAGCTAAGTTCAATGTAGTTTACTCAAGTATTGTAGCCTCACCAAAAGGGAAACAGCTACGGTTTAACATGTGTGATCTGAGATGGGGGATATGTTTAGTATTCTAATCCTAATGCACCTCTTTTTCATTAGTCTCCAGTAAAAATATCTTGTGCTCTGAACTTGCCTAGTCTTCTGTGGGGAAGCAGAGTGTAAGCCAGGAAATTGTAGCCCAGGTTTAGCAGTTGCACAGCCATGAATCTGACTGTTATGTATCTCATCAGTATCAGCAAGAATATTTGCTGTGGATATGTAGGTATCTACAAACATGAAGGCCTGTTCCCAAGAGAATTACAGTGCAGCTCAGTGTTATATTTAAATGCCCTCTAACTGTAAACTGCCAGGGAAAGGCTTGATCCACCTCTCTCTGCACTGCTTTGTTTGCATCAGCTACAGCAATTGTGCAGTTCAGGGACCACTTTTGCATTCCTCTACCACAGGAAACGTGGAGAAATGCCAGCAGAAAAGCTAGCACACATGCTGACTTCAGATTCAGTAGTGTATAGTAGAAATCCAATTACAATACtaactttttttctggtgtgaattgtgtctttttttaataccaaGATGTAAAACTTCTCTTGTGGTGCAGCTTCAAGATTTAGAGATAGACAAGTTGCCAAACTCTGGAGGACTTTGTTTGCTGCCTTACCCCAATTTCGTCCAGTACAGGAGTCTTTACCTGCTACTTTATAATGTTGTACAATGTGTCTTCTACATATACTGTCAACTAGCTGAATCCTTGGAGtttgctctgctttccttttcctgaaCACAGAAAATAGAATCAATCATAGTAATATAAAGTGGAAAGAGCTAAGAATTCCGGAGTTTAGGAGAAGAAATATGAGGTTCCAAAATTAAtaccttttctgttattttttgctttgcatgCTTAGGCTTACTTCACTCTTACTTTTTAAAGTGCTTGGAATACAGATCTGCAGTCTTAAAGATGGTGAATCCTTCTTCTGCCAGAATCGCTATATATCCCCTTTGGTTTCAGGCAAAGTGAAACAGTCAGAAACAGTGACGCATTCTAAAAGCTGTGTAACCAAGGGTGGTCATTTACTCCTTCTAGCATgaattttcttaaacttttgcCCTTTTAATCAAGGTGAATTAGTTGTAActtccccccccgtcccccccaagcAGCTCAGAATTAATTATGCAGCAAATAAGTACTACTTTCCCCTTCTTCACTGGGGTGACCTAGCTTATGTTCTTGTTGTTAACTTGCCCTGTTACGATTTTTCTACTTGTAGGTGAACCACAAAACTCGCCCTCCAAACACAGCAATGACAACAGAAATAGCACAGCAGGAGGGAGGATGATTTCAGGTGCAAGTTCTTCAGGATTTTGAGGAGAGACATTACTCCTCTTTGCTTATGGCACTCAGACTATCTCCTAGTCTCCTTTTTCTCAAATTTTGTACAGGCTCTTTTGTTAAGCTTTCATTTGTAGGTCAGCCGATTTGGACGTTATTCAGAGGCCTAAATGTATTCTGTGgtgtattttaattcttttactgGCTTTGCTTGATCCTTCCAGCTGAAATTGTAGAAATAAATCAAGATGATGTTAATTTTTGCCTTGCAGCAGATATGTAACCCTAAaggaaatgtttgggtttgtaaATACTAGTTCTGCTGTAGTTTACATATCTGGACTCTTTATAGttgtttttaactttttgtttgtttgttttcagatggTGAACTGAATGTTCTGGATGACATTTTGACTGATGCTCCTGACCAAGATGATGAGTTGTATAACCCTGACAGCGAGcaagataaaagtgagaaaaagggTAGGTGACTTTGGTAGTGGATGTCCTGCGGAACATAAATGGTAAAAAACGTCTTTCTTATTAGGGTTAAAGTCTTTGAAGCAGTGGTTCTTACAGCCTGGTTCAAAGAGTGAAAGAGTTCCGAAAGTCTTTATTTCGTGGACACCTGCTTTTTCATCTGAACTTCCAAGCAAACTGTTAACTAGGCTTCCTTTTATCTCAAAATCAATTGCTGTGTCTGGCTTGTTGCGAATTCATTTGCTGTTGGAAAATGAccatcttttttttgttccataaAGTGAAATGCAAATGGAGCAAGGGGGTCCCAAAGTCTGGTCCCAGCTCAGTTCTTGATTTGGCTTTAGGCCAATCCTGTAAGCATTTAATTCAGCATTCCCATatataaaattatgaaaacacCTATCAAGGCCCAAATTATTGATCTTTAGAAGTAAAATATATGTTTCGGAACATGAGCTGTTCCTAGCAAGCAGTTCTGAGTGTTGTTGCAAAGCCTACAACTGGAATATGCTACCTATGACTGCAACAGGGGAATTACCTAAAGTAGAAACCTCTGCACAGTTTTTGGTTTGATACACAAATTAACATTGAACTTGGTATCTCTTTCTATTTAAGgatcaaaaagaaaaactgacagGATGGAAAACGCTGAAAGCAAGAGACAAAAACCTTCTGTGCATTCATCGAGGCAGATGATGCCAAAGCCTCCTAGTTCATCAGTTAGCAATAACAAGAGAATAGTGagtacaaaaggaaaaccagtaTCAGAATACAAGAATGAGGAGTATCAGAGGTCGGATAGAAACAAGCGCCCAGATGGTGATCGAAAGACACGCATGTCCAGCAGTTCCAGGGAACCTTATAAAGGACAACCAGAAAAAACTTGCATGAGGAAGAGGGATATTGACAGAAGGGCAAAGTCTTCTACACCAGATGGCTCAGAGGTATTAAATATTCTTGCTGCCTTATAAATAAAGCAATTATATGAGACTTTTATAAGGCACATTCTTAGGACTGTGTGTGCATCCTGACAATGTTATATGACTGCTGattcactttttctttaaacatcagAGAATCAGGCATGATGTGGATAGAAGACCAAGCAGATCCAGCCATTCTTCTAAAGAAGAGGTGAACTCTGAGGAATATTGTTCAGATCATGAGACTGGCAGTAGTGGTTCCTCTGAACAAGGGAATACAGagaatgaggaggaaggaatggaagaagaggaagatgatgaaggagaggaggatgaagaggtaGATGAAGATggggaggaggatgaagaagagTATGAACAAGATGAGAGAGAtcagaaggaaggaaatgatTATGACACACGAAGTGAAGCCAGTGATTCTGATTCTGAATCCGCCTCTTTCACAGATGGGTCAGTCAGATCTGGGTCTGGTTCAGATGCATCAGGTAGGTACCATCTAGCATGCTAATCTGCAATACCTTGCCATTTAAAGtttagctgcttttaaaaataaccacTCCCTGACTATGTCAAAAGTAAGCCTTAGTAGCACAAGTCAATGTGTTAATTATGAAATACCATAGGCAAGGAAAAAATTTACTGAAAAGTGATATCTCCTGACACCAAAACTTGTGAATATCAGGCTTACCATGCTGAGGATTCATACTGTTCTTGATTGCTTTGGCCTTGCTGTTCAATGCTTTGAAATGTTAGAATTCGTATTTTCTTAAGTATCTAATGGCTTAGTTTCCCATATGATTCATTTTAAGTTGGTGTTGAGCTGTTCTGTATTCATCTAGATGAGTGAACAAGTAGACCAGTGTAGTAAAAGCACCATCTCCCCAGGAAAGGATAGTTGAATCTCAAATAGTGGCTGCCTTCAGCATAGGAAATCTAAAACTAAGTTGAAATGATTAGCTATTAGGGCTAACTTAGGAAGAGAGAAATGTTTTAAGCAGAAACGAGAAACACATGCTTTGCAGTTGTGTATTATAACTGGTCCTGACTTACAGACGTGAAGTATTAATGACGTAAATACTTCTGGGTTTggctgtttgttggtttgttgttttttggtttgttttgttttgtttttaagaaagtgGCTTGCAATCCTGTTAAGATTCTTCTTGTGCATCTTCCTTGTCTGAAGGTTCCATAGGTGGTCATCCTGCTTAACATAATGCCTTTTTTGGTTCAGCTCTGCTGTTTGGAATTAGAGAACAGAAAGGCATAACCTAAAGACAAGTGAAGCTGTAATAACTGTTCTAAAAAGCTCCACAGTATAACATAACACTTCTAAGAGTGGAAATAATTGCCTGTGTGCcacagtgttttgttttcctacttcTTGCCATTTTGTTGAGCTCTGAGCAAATGAGCCCATATCAGTATCGCAACACCATTTGTGCTCTGTGTTGCAAATTTAGCTGAAGAGCTAAACCACCCTTACTAAAACACCTAGGAGATAAATTGTGTCTCTAAACCTTGCACAGAATTACTAATTTTGTGGCATTTGGCTTCCTTTTATGAATGAAAAGCTTGAGTAATTAGCATTTACTTCTTTTGTGCACGATAGTTTTGGGGCAGCAACCGCAGTTTTCACATGCAGGCCAAATGCTAACTTCGCTATTACAGATGTTATTTTCCTGTCTCAGCACTTTTTATCTCAATTTTGCCTGCCACTTGATGtttaaattactgcttttatttgttatggggtttttttagatgaaaaaaagaaggaGAGGAAGCGAGCTAGAGGTATCTCTCCGATTGTTTTTGACAGAAGTGGAAGTTCTGCATCAGAATCGTATGCAGGTATTATTTCCTTTCATTGCTTGTCATCCTGACTTGCATCAAATCTTAATGTGTAATCTAAAATAAATGTAACTGGCTGTAGAGATTTATGGGGTACGTAGCTTTGTATAATTTGGTATTGACTTCTGGCATGTTGTGTGTGGATACCTTTGGGGGGATGTAGGCTTTCTTATTACTTTAATGCTATTCTGTTGCTTAAGTggaattttcacttttttttttaaacttggaagATGATGATTCAGTGACTAGTTTTCTGAGTAGGAAATTGttcaaatactatttaaaaaaaaaacaaacccaaaccaaacaacccaaaaccaaaccaaaacaaaaaaaccaaaacaaaacactcgTGCACATTGAAtagtattttttgtgtgtgtgggtgCGCGCCAGAAAGCATAATTTGTCATGAATGAAAATTGTATGTGACAAGGCTGTAGAAATTGTATATTATCTCTATTAAGGCTCAATCTGAACAAATGTACTTTGGCTAAACACAGGTTCAGAAAAGAAGCATGAGAAATTATCATCTTCCGTTCGTGCTGTCCAAAAAGGTAtcatttaaatttgaatttttaatgcATGCCCCATAGCAAGCCATTGTCTCTGTTCATTAAATTACCTGTAATTAGTAATGTTCCGATATAAATCAGTTTGAGCGCATAATTGTTCTGAGCATAACAAGTGAGTCTTGAGCTACTTTTGCATATGTTCAGAGCGATACACAAAAAGTTCAGTCACTTTGCTCCTTGCAGAggcagcaaagcaaaaaaataaagtgcttacATCTGAAAAGAGGAACATTTCAGCATTCTCTGTTGAATGACTCGTGCTGATACAAATGTTACCCAGTATTTATCTAAAGTTTCTTAAGCAAGGAAATAAGTCCTGTATATAAGTCCTGTATATCGGAACATCACTGAAtcatgctgattttattttattttttctctaccTGAATATCTGAGTTTTAGTTTTGATTTGGTTTCCCCTGGCATTTTGTGCTCTACAGCTTAGACTTCAAGTTTCAAGTTGGGTGGTTGACTGTGATAATACATAGGTAGGAACTGGGTGGGATACAGTGTAttttgaaggaaacaaacaacTATCTACACGCAAAGCAATGTTTTTGACAACTGTAAACATTTACAGTTCAGCTTATTTGACACTTTGTTTTTTCAGACCAAACAAGTAAACTTAAATACATTCTCCAAGATGCAAGATTCTTTCTCATCAAGAGTAATAACCATGAAAACGTATCACTTGCTAAAGCAAAGGTATGTTGAATTTTCTTCAAACTGatcactttttctgttttcaaacacacCCACCTTACTATAGTAAAGCATATGAATAGATGcattcttttctccatcactcaGATCTTCGTAAAGGCAATGATGAAAGCTGCTGTTCCTTGATTCTTCAAGTGTAGCTATTCATCTTCCACTGTAACCTAGAAAAGTTTCTAGACCATCAGGCATTTGTCTTGATAAGAGTAGGGTTAAAAAGGAGCCTCAAGGTCTGTTTGATAATGTCCTAAGCCAACCTCTATTGGGAATACTGTGATggtattttctccctttcattaGCACCTTTGTTCATATCGCTGTATTGTGAGGAGGTTAAGAAGGTTGGTTTGGCTTTCCTCTAATactataaaagtaattttttttttcatttgattcagGGATCTGAAGCTTTATTGCAGAAATGTATGCCTAGTAGTGCTGGTGTAAGGGAGTTCTTTGGGAGGGATTCCAGTGCACTGGACTTCAGCTACTGAGGAATGGCACTAGGCCACTGGTGGTTTTGTATTTGCATGTGTTATTTGGAACAGCTTGTAGAGAGAATAACTGATTTGCTGTTGTACAATATACATGGAGTAGGTGATTCTATTAATGAAGATTTTCTAAAATAGAATAGCATTAAAACAATTACATGAATCTTAAAA harbors:
- the YTHDC1 gene encoding YTH domain-containing protein 1 isoform X2; this translates as MAADSREEKGELNLFMEGSNTPQSQQKMSCRRAQLGVSVTKRTHLDLPPSAVMNYGELNVLDDILTDAPDQDDELYNPDSEQDKSEKKGSKRKTDRMENAESKRQKPSVHSSRQMMPKPPSSSVSNNKRIVSTKGKPVSEYKNEEYQRSDRNKRPDGDRKTRMSSSSREPYKGQPEKTCMRKRDIDRRAKSSTPDGSERIRHDVDRRPSRSSHSSKEEVNSEEYCSDHETGSSGSSEQGNTENEEEGMEEEEDDEGEEDEEVDEDGEEDEEEYEQDERDQKEGNDYDTRSEASDSDSESASFTDGSVRSGSGSDASDEKKKERKRARGISPIVFDRSGSSASESYADQTSKLKYILQDARFFLIKSNNHENVSLAKAKGVWSTLPVNEKKLNAAFRSARSVILIFSVRESGKFQGFARLSSESHHGGSPIHWVLPAGMNAKMLGGVFKIDWICRRELPFTKSAHLTNPWNEHKPVKIGRDGQEIEPECGTQLCLLFPPDESIDLYQVIHKMRHKRRMHSQPRSRGRPSRRDPVRDVGRRRPEDYDIHNSRKKPRIDYPPEFHQRPGYIKDPRYPEVDRRFSGVRRDVFLNGSYNDYVREFHNMGPPPPWQGMPPYPGMEQPPHHPYYQHHAPPPQAHPPYSGHHPVPHEARYRDKRVHDYDMRVDDFLRRTQAVVSGRRSRPRERDRERERDRPRDNRRDRERDRGRDRERERERICDRDRDRGERGRYRR
- the YTHDC1 gene encoding YTH domain-containing protein 1 isoform X1, coding for MAADSREEKGELNLFMEGSNTPQSQQKMSCRRAQLGVSVTKRTHLDLPPSAVMNYGELNVLDDILTDAPDQDDELYNPDSEQDKSEKKGSKRKTDRMENAESKRQKPSVHSSRQMMPKPPSSSVSNNKRIVSTKGKPVSEYKNEEYQRSDRNKRPDGDRKTRMSSSSREPYKGQPEKTCMRKRDIDRRAKSSTPDGSERIRHDVDRRPSRSSHSSKEEVNSEEYCSDHETGSSGSSEQGNTENEEEGMEEEEDDEGEEDEEVDEDGEEDEEEYEQDERDQKEGNDYDTRSEASDSDSESASFTDGSVRSGSGSDASDEKKKERKRARGISPIVFDRSGSSASESYAGSEKKHEKLSSSVRAVQKDQTSKLKYILQDARFFLIKSNNHENVSLAKAKGVWSTLPVNEKKLNAAFRSARSVILIFSVRESGKFQGFARLSSESHHGGSPIHWVLPAGMNAKMLGGVFKIDWICRRELPFTKSAHLTNPWNEHKPVKIGRDGQEIEPECGTQLCLLFPPDESIDLYQVIHKMRHKRRMHSQPRSRGRPSRRDPVRDVGRRRPEDYDIHNSRKKPRIDYPPEFHQRPGYIKDPRYPEVDRRFSGVRRDVFLNGSYNDYVREFHNMGPPPPWQGMPPYPGMEQPPHHPYYQHHAPPPQAHPPYSGHHPVPHEARYRDKRVHDYDMRVDDFLRRTQAVVSGRRSRPRERDRERERDRPRDNRRDRERDRGRDRERERERICDRDRDRGERGRYRR
- the YTHDC1 gene encoding YTH domain-containing protein 1 isoform X3, giving the protein MASRGKMASPGYFPAVSDGELNVLDDILTDAPDQDDELYNPDSEQDKSEKKGSKRKTDRMENAESKRQKPSVHSSRQMMPKPPSSSVSNNKRIVSTKGKPVSEYKNEEYQRSDRNKRPDGDRKTRMSSSSREPYKGQPEKTCMRKRDIDRRAKSSTPDGSERIRHDVDRRPSRSSHSSKEEVNSEEYCSDHETGSSGSSEQGNTENEEEGMEEEEDDEGEEDEEVDEDGEEDEEEYEQDERDQKEGNDYDTRSEASDSDSESASFTDGSVRSGSGSDASDEKKKERKRARGISPIVFDRSGSSASESYAGSEKKHEKLSSSVRAVQKDQTSKLKYILQDARFFLIKSNNHENVSLAKAKGVWSTLPVNEKKLNAAFRSARSVILIFSVRESGKFQGFARLSSESHHGGSPIHWVLPAGMNAKMLGGVFKIDWICRRELPFTKSAHLTNPWNEHKPVKIGRDGQEIEPECGTQLCLLFPPDESIDLYQVIHKMRHKRRMHSQPRSRGRPSRRDPVRDVGRRRPEDYDIHNSRKKPRIDYPPEFHQRPGYIKDPRYPEVDRRFSGVRRDVFLNGSYNDYVREFHNMGPPPPWQGMPPYPGMEQPPHHPYYQHHAPPPQAHPPYSGHHPVPHEARYRDKRVHDYDMRVDDFLRRTQAVVSGRRSRPRERDRERERDRPRDNRRDRERDRGRDRERERERICDRDRDRGERGRYRR